In Paroedura picta isolate Pp20150507F chromosome 6, Ppicta_v3.0, whole genome shotgun sequence, one genomic interval encodes:
- the LOC143840816 gene encoding uncharacterized protein LOC143840816 encodes MIRCTLHLAPPFCSATSESTMESSSQASSVPATGRGPTWRDAEIRDLIAIFSEEKIQDAFQSSHRNREVFEQVAIKMRALGHNRTGLECRSKTKTMRAEYMRAVNHNKGSGNEKVTCPYFEEQRQLYGDGEGAGRPKRVGRSLKVVRKPAAPVEEPPAEEDPGEGTSSSFRPPPPVQQRPAELVTVDLMAIAPGEPEEVPEQTPLASETQMPGTVVLESPAAVAEDSDSGASTNVDFIPGTQEEEERGVAGPPAMRRRIQIQDGERA; translated from the exons atgatccgttgcaccctgcacctcgcaccaccattttgctcagctactagcgaaagcaccatggaatcctcttcgcaagcctcgtccgtccctgcaaccggccgtggcccaacttggagggacgcggagatcagggacctgatcgcgattttctcggaagagaaaatccaggacgccttccagtcctctcacaggaatagggaggtcttcgagcaagtggccataaagatgcgtgccctgggccacaacaggaccggccttgaatgccggtccaaaactaaaacaatgagggcggagtacatgcgtgccgtgaaccataataagggttccggcaacgaaaaggtgacctgcccctacttcgaggagcagcgccagctgtacggcgacggggaaggagccggcaggccgaagcgcgtcgggaggagccttaaggtggttcggaagccggctgccccggtcgaggaaccacccgctgaggaggatcccggcgagggcacctcgtccagctttcggcctccaccccccgtccagcaacgaccagcggaattggtaacggtggacctgatggccatcgctcctggggagccagaggaggttcctgagcaaacgccccttgcctccg agacacagatgcctgggacggtggtcctcgagtcccctgcagcggtggcagaggacagtgattctggggcgtccacaaatgttg atttcatacccgggacgcaggaggaggaggagcgtggggtggctggacctcctgccatgcgcaggcgtatacagatacaagatggtgagcgtgcatga